The DNA segment CCATGGTTCTgtccaagtgaagaagaagtgATCGACGAAAGTGGTAGCTACCGGAAAGCTGCCATTGAAGTCGACAACCTACGTTTTCTTTTCCCGACGCATTTGCAAGTCCTTTGCGGTGCAACCCTCCTTGAAAACGAAGGGAGGTTAGAGGCCGGTCGTGACTCGGGAGGACGTGGAGAAGAGTGGGTCGTGGGTCTGCCCATCTAGTATCTGCATGTGACATTTCGGCGGCGTGAGAATCAGGTTGGTACCGAAAAACTCTCCCTGTTTCATCCCTCTCGTTGTTTCTAGACACAGTTGAATCCGACCCTAGTAGGCTGGTTTTCTCTCCAGGCACATCGGGAAGAAGGTCGGTTGGACAGGAAAGAGGATTTCTAGTCTTGGCGGGCATTGTAAAGCATGGCCCTAGTAGGTTGCTCTCCCCCTGTATGATCCAGGGAGACTGTGACTGGAAAGGTCGGCCAAGCATTCGTTAGCCGGTTCGTGTGTGGTGAATCCGAGTGGAAGTTGTGAGCGCTACCGGTAGACGGCCAGTAGCACTTGCATCGGACCCTTGGTGTAGCCAAGCATTGAGCCACGGTGCCGTGGGAGCTCTCCTACAAGTTGAGAGTGGCACCGAAGTGGAGAGGGGCTGCGAACATCCCAGCAGCTTAGCAAACTTTGGGCCAAGTCGCGTCCACATCGACTCACGGAAAACATGCCGCGGATACTTTTTTGGTGGCATTCCAACCGCCGCTCGTTGGCTGCCGATCGACCTTGACGAGGAGGTCGCTTCGTCTTCCGGGCAACATTAAGCTCGTTGAAGAGTCTCGGAGTGCAATAACTCCTCGCGCCTCTTCCCTAAGGACCCAACGGTCAAGTCATCCATCTCCACCCTTCATCACGCCACATGTCAACATCCTAGGGCCCATGCCCTTCAAACTCTCAAGGCGCCATCAAGCCTTCATCTCCAACCGCTCCCTATGGCAGCCTCTTACTCTTCAGTTTTGCCTTGCTCTGTTGAACCTCCCTTGGTGTTGGCAAACTGGTGTAATCTCTCTTCCTTCTGTTGCCGGCCTTCTATGGCCGCACGCTGGGTCGCGGCCTTCTTTGTCCCTAGCTCTTCTTGCTGGGGCACTGGCTTTTGCCCAGCATTGACGTGGTCTAGGCCCTGGCTGTGCTCTTTTAACGTTATCCCGTCCAGCCTCGACCACTCTATCGATTGTTCTTGGCTTGGGCTATGGTAGGTCCGTAACATATTCATTCAGTTGTACACTATATGCCACTGTCGGCATTcatcaaattataatttaaaCCCCTGCTGAAGGAATTCCTTAGTTAAGTTGTTTTCCATTGTTCCTGTCTGTGTGTGTGAAGATTTAATACTCTTATAATTAGTAACGGAAGAAACTAAAACGCATGGCGGACTGAGGATGCTTGCCGTGTCATGTTTCTCTTGGCCTGCCCACGTCACTCCCAGCACTGCTACCGGTGTAACATAAAAGGCGACAAGCAGAAGGAACGCCACCACAACGCCAAAAGGCATGGTCATATTGAGGTGCATTCCTGACCTCCATTGCTTCCCTCCCCAGAGCTCCTGGTTTCCCACAATCTCTGCGCTTGATTGTATTGGTAAATATGTTTTGGGGAGGAGACTTTTGCATGACCACCCAATTATAGCACTTGTAGACTCATGTAAGCACCCCGGTGAGGTCGTAAAACTCCATGCTCACGCCATTGTTTCAGGCCTAATCCAAGACACTTTCGCCGCCAGCAGGATTGTCAGTTTATACATCAATTCAGAATCTGGGGATCTCCGTCAATGCCGTCGCGTCTTCGATAGCATCAATAGCCGAGATGTATATACATGGAACCTGATTATCAGAGCTCACGTGGAACAGAGCTCACCGGAGTCCGCTGTCCAATTGTACTTCGAAATGGTCGGGGATTCTCTCAGTCCGAATACTTATACTTTTGCTCTCTTAGTAAAAGGTTGCATCTTGAGCCGCCGGATCGATCTTGGGGAGTTGGTCCACGGCCAGATCCTCAAGAATGGTGCAGAAAATGTGACCATTGTGCAGAATTCTTTGATGCAGATGTATTGCACTGTTGATCGAGTCGAAGATGCTTATCGGCTTTTCATGGATTGCCCATGCACCGATGTGATATCCTGGAATACACTGATAGGTGGGTATTCGAGGATTGGCGAGGTGGAGAGGGCGCACCAACTGTTTGAGAAGATGCCCGAGAAGAATCTAATCTCTTGGAGCGCAATGATTGATGGGTATGTTAAAAACGGCAGATTCATGGAGGGCTTGGATTTGTTTAGGGAGATGCAATTCATGGGCGTGAGGCCTGATCGAGTGACTCTTGCAAGTGTCCTTTGTGCTTGTGCTAACTTGGGTGCCTTGGATCAAGGGAAATGGGTGCACAATTATATTCAGAAGAGTAGAATGGGATTCAATCTGATACTTGGTACGGCATTGGTAGACATGTATGCTAAATGTGGCTGGATAGACACTGCTTATGAATTGTTTAATGAAATGAGGGAGAAGGATGTAGTTCTGTGGAATGCCATGATTGGGGGATTGGCAATTCATGGTCATGGAAGGAAGGCATTGGAACTCTTCACGAGGATGAGAAGTTCCAGTGTGACGCCAAACGAGATGACCTTCATGAACATTTTATGTGCCTGTAACCATGCTGGTTTGGTCGATGAGGGTAAAAAGTACTTTGACTGTATGCAGAACAAGTACGCAATTGAACCAAGAATCGAACACTACGGATGCTTGGCCGACATGCTAGGCCGAGCAGGGTGCCTTGAGGAGGCTGAAGAAGTCATAAGAGACATGCCTATGAAGGCACAAGCTTCACATTGGGGTGCTCTAATGGCTGCTTGTAGAACACACAACAATACTGAGGTAGGCGAACGAGTTGGTAAACATCTGATTGAGTTAGAACCAGAAGATGGGGGACGATACATTGTCTTATCAAATGCTTACGCTGCAGCAGGCAGATGGAAAGATGCTTATGACGTCAGACGACTAATGCAAGAGAGAGGAGTGAGAAAAGATCCAGGGTGTAGCTTCGTTGAGTGGAACGGGGCCATTCATGAATTCATTGCAGGTGATAAGGAGCACCCAGATACAATAGCCATATATAAGATGTTGGACTATGTGGAACTCAAGCTGAAGGATGCTGGATACGTTCCAGATACATCTCAAGTGTTGATTGATATAGatgatgaagagagagagttggtGCTCTCACACCACAGTGAGAAGCTGGCCGTTGCATTTGGAATGATTAGAATAGCTCCGAATATTCCAATTCGTGTTGTCAAGAATCTCAGGATCTGCAGAGACTGTCATTCCGTTATCAAGTTCATCTCCAAGGTATTTGATCGCAAGATAATTGTGAGGGACAAGAATCGGTTTCACACTTTTGAGAACGGGTCATGCTCATGCATGGGTTACTGGTGAAAGTGGATAACTCGTCGTTGTTCCGTAGAGCAGCTGGAGTTGAATGCTGAGCATGGACAGATGGTATAAGATAAAAGCTGCTCAAATTAAGAAGTTACGGCAATGTTAATCAGAAAATTGAATCAACATCCTCTGCTTGATTACGTATCAGAAACTGACGA comes from the Nymphaea colorata isolate Beijing-Zhang1983 chromosome 14, ASM883128v2, whole genome shotgun sequence genome and includes:
- the LOC116267650 gene encoding pentatricopeptide repeat-containing protein At5g66520-like, producing the protein MVILRCIPDLHCFPPQSSWFPTISALDCIGKYVLGRRLLHDHPIIALVDSCKHPGEVVKLHAHAIVSGLIQDTFAASRIVSLYINSESGDLRQCRRVFDSINSRDVYTWNLIIRAHVEQSSPESAVQLYFEMVGDSLSPNTYTFALLVKGCILSRRIDLGELVHGQILKNGAENVTIVQNSLMQMYCTVDRVEDAYRLFMDCPCTDVISWNTLIGGYSRIGEVERAHQLFEKMPEKNLISWSAMIDGYVKNGRFMEGLDLFREMQFMGVRPDRVTLASVLCACANLGALDQGKWVHNYIQKSRMGFNLILGTALVDMYAKCGWIDTAYELFNEMREKDVVLWNAMIGGLAIHGHGRKALELFTRMRSSSVTPNEMTFMNILCACNHAGLVDEGKKYFDCMQNKYAIEPRIEHYGCLADMLGRAGCLEEAEEVIRDMPMKAQASHWGALMAACRTHNNTEVGERVGKHLIELEPEDGGRYIVLSNAYAAAGRWKDAYDVRRLMQERGVRKDPGCSFVEWNGAIHEFIAGDKEHPDTIAIYKMLDYVELKLKDAGYVPDTSQVLIDIDDEERELVLSHHSEKLAVAFGMIRIAPNIPIRVVKNLRICRDCHSVIKFISKVFDRKIIVRDKNRFHTFENGSCSCMGYW